A window of Ignavibacterium sp. contains these coding sequences:
- a CDS encoding M1 family metallopeptidase: MKTKILFTLLFFFSTGIFSQTNYYIPRNVLKAYEKGTRSFDGKPGKNYWQNSSDYKIQVSVNPKTRILSGREFITYYNNSPDTLTEIVMRLYPNISKPSSKRDFNVSEDALTEGVKISSFSFNKSNLNPDDKNIFKYNGTNLRIILKDKIAPASKSEIEIEWSFEIPKTNYARMGTYDSTSFFIAYWYPQMAVYDDIDGWDYNEYTGYTEMYNDFSNFEVDITVPNGFHIWSTGVWQNPDEILSNEYLKRYEQAKQSDEVIRIFTSDDLKNPNRYKTTSETHTFKFKADKVPDFAFGMSDHYLWDAVSYLTPANKRIYIAAAYKESSKDFVDVAFYAKETIKYFSEELPAIPFPYPSCTVWNGSGGMEYPMIVNNGSSQSKEGTVGVTSHEIAHQYMPFYMGINERKYAFMDEGWAVMLPFDFQERMTEGAMPRERNVFGFEFVAGNEMEMPLIVPSNLLSGYSYRVSAYARPGLAYDFLRDFLGKEKFLKALHLYMERWNGKHPIPWDFYFSFNEAAGEDLSWYWKPWFFEFGHPDLGIKSYELKDGTLKLEVEKVGNIPIPIKVTLMNDDQTVKELYYTAYVWKTGNKTFKISVDNVKGVNKIVLGSSRIPDSKRDNNEVVIK; this comes from the coding sequence TTGAAAACAAAAATTCTTTTCACTTTACTATTTTTTTTCTCAACTGGCATTTTTTCACAAACCAATTATTACATTCCAAGAAATGTTTTAAAAGCTTACGAGAAAGGAACAAGATCTTTTGACGGAAAGCCGGGCAAAAATTATTGGCAGAATTCATCTGATTATAAAATTCAGGTAAGCGTTAATCCAAAAACAAGAATTTTATCCGGAAGAGAGTTCATAACTTATTATAACAATAGCCCCGATACTCTGACTGAAATTGTAATGAGACTTTATCCGAATATTTCCAAGCCATCATCGAAGAGAGATTTTAATGTTTCAGAAGATGCTCTTACTGAAGGTGTTAAAATTTCGTCTTTTAGTTTCAACAAGAGTAATTTAAATCCAGATGACAAAAATATTTTCAAGTACAATGGAACAAACCTTCGTATAATTCTTAAAGATAAAATTGCACCGGCATCTAAATCAGAAATTGAGATTGAATGGTCATTCGAAATCCCAAAAACTAATTATGCAAGAATGGGTACCTACGATTCAACTTCATTCTTTATCGCATATTGGTATCCTCAAATGGCTGTTTACGATGATATAGATGGATGGGATTATAATGAATACACAGGTTACACAGAAATGTACAATGATTTTTCAAACTTTGAAGTTGATATCACTGTACCGAACGGTTTCCATATTTGGTCAACGGGTGTTTGGCAAAATCCAGATGAAATTCTATCGAATGAATATTTAAAGAGATATGAACAAGCCAAACAGAGTGATGAGGTAATTAGAATTTTTACTTCAGATGATTTGAAAAATCCAAACAGATATAAAACTACTTCTGAAACTCATACCTTTAAATTCAAAGCTGATAAAGTACCTGATTTTGCTTTCGGTATGAGTGATCATTATTTATGGGATGCAGTTAGTTATCTGACACCAGCAAACAAACGAATCTATATTGCTGCGGCTTATAAAGAATCATCGAAAGATTTTGTTGATGTAGCGTTTTATGCAAAAGAAACAATTAAATACTTTTCTGAAGAACTACCTGCAATACCCTTTCCATATCCAAGTTGCACAGTCTGGAATGGCTCAGGTGGAATGGAATATCCGATGATAGTTAACAACGGCTCTTCACAAAGCAAAGAAGGAACTGTTGGTGTTACCTCACATGAAATTGCACATCAGTATATGCCTTTTTATATGGGAATAAATGAGCGCAAATATGCTTTTATGGATGAAGGTTGGGCAGTTATGTTACCATTTGATTTTCAGGAGAGAATGACTGAAGGTGCAATGCCAAGAGAACGAAATGTATTTGGATTTGAATTTGTTGCAGGAAACGAAATGGAAATGCCTTTGATTGTACCTTCAAATTTGCTGTCAGGTTATTCTTATCGTGTTTCAGCTTATGCGAGACCCGGGCTTGCTTATGATTTCCTGAGAGATTTTTTAGGTAAAGAAAAATTCCTGAAAGCACTTCATCTTTATATGGAAAGATGGAACGGAAAGCATCCAATTCCCTGGGATTTTTATTTTTCATTCAATGAAGCCGCCGGTGAAGATCTTTCCTGGTATTGGAAACCATGGTTCTTTGAATTTGGTCATCCTGATCTTGGAATTAAATCTTACGAATTGAAAGATGGAACTTTGAAATTAGAAGTTGAAAAAGTTGGTAACATCCCGATTCCGATTAAAGTTACTTTGATGAATGATGATCAGACAGTAAAAGAACTTTACTATACTGCATATGTTTGGAAAACCGGAAATAAAACATTCAAGATTAGTGTTGATAATGTTAAAGGTGTGAATAAAATTGTTCTTGGTAGTTCCAGAATTCCGGATTCAAAAAGAGATAATAATGAAGTGGTGATTAAGTAG
- the ruvB gene encoding Holliday junction branch migration DNA helicase RuvB, producing the protein MRKSANTNPEPTEEDKKFEQNLRPQFLTDFGGQEKITENLNVFISAAKKRGEALDHVLLTGPPGLGKTTLAHIIANELGVKLKITSGPVLEKPGDLAGILTNLEEHSVLFIDEIHRLSPVVEEYLYSAMEDYKLDIMIDSGPNARTVQISLPKYTLVGATTRAGMLTSPLRDRFGIKFRLDYYANETLKIIIQRSAKILNLKIDEDAAAEIAKRSRGTPRIANRLLRRTRDFADFENKKSVDIEISKKALAALEVDEYGLDEMDKEIILAIIDKYNGGPVGLNTLSVAVNEDPGTIEEVYEPFLIQQGFIQRTPRGREATQLAYKRFGRSKFGNTTNTLFDNI; encoded by the coding sequence ATGAGAAAATCTGCAAACACTAATCCGGAACCAACTGAAGAAGACAAAAAGTTTGAACAGAATCTGCGTCCACAGTTTCTTACTGATTTTGGTGGGCAGGAAAAGATTACTGAAAATCTTAATGTATTTATTTCAGCTGCCAAAAAAAGGGGAGAGGCATTGGATCATGTTTTGCTCACTGGTCCACCTGGACTTGGTAAAACTACTCTTGCACATATAATCGCAAATGAACTCGGAGTAAAACTCAAAATAACTTCAGGACCAGTTCTCGAAAAACCAGGAGATCTGGCAGGCATATTAACTAATCTCGAGGAGCATTCAGTTTTATTCATTGATGAAATTCATCGGCTTAGCCCTGTTGTTGAAGAATATCTTTACTCAGCAATGGAAGACTATAAACTTGATATTATGATAGATAGCGGTCCGAATGCCAGAACCGTTCAGATCAGTTTGCCTAAATACACTTTAGTTGGTGCAACAACAAGAGCAGGCATGCTTACATCTCCGTTACGTGACAGATTCGGCATTAAATTCAGATTGGATTATTATGCTAATGAAACACTTAAGATAATTATTCAAAGGTCAGCGAAAATTCTTAATCTTAAAATTGATGAAGATGCTGCTGCTGAAATAGCAAAGAGATCGAGAGGAACACCAAGAATTGCAAACAGATTGTTAAGAAGAACCCGTGATTTTGCTGATTTCGAAAACAAAAAATCAGTTGACATCGAAATATCCAAAAAAGCTTTAGCCGCTTTGGAAGTGGATGAATATGGTCTTGACGAAATGGATAAAGAAATTATTCTTGCCATCATCGATAAATATAATGGCGGACCTGTTGGATTGAATACTTTATCTGTTGCAGTTAATGAAGACCCTGGTACAATAGAGGAAGTTTATGAACCATTTTTAATTCAGCAGGGATTTATTCAAAGAACTCCGCGTGGCAGAGAAGCAACTCAACTTGCCTACAAAAGATTTGGAAGAAGTAAATTCGGAAATACAACAAATACATTATTCGATAACATCTAA
- a CDS encoding heparan-alpha-glucosaminide N-acetyltransferase domain-containing protein → MTQTDKKHRIIFIDLMRAFAVLQMVQGHTVDALLAPDYRLLDYPVYAVWNFMRGMTAPIFMFTSGTVFTYLFRLVDEPFEKNPRVKKGLKRFLLLVFLGYLLRYPTYKIFDFSNVTRQQLDIFFAVDVLQLIGFGLLFLMISAFISEKLKLGDTITFLLIGLAFIIPSPFFAKIDWLRYFPQPIANYFYAGNGSLFPLFPWAGYVILGGILGSYLARNPLVFKTNKFSIRLVLIGILLILISIIYMMLNLGKSISNYSDSYTYDTIIFRVGFVLILTGIVSYISQSINSIPRIIILIGRNTLLIYVVHLMIIYGSAWNPGLFNLWGNSLAATYTIFIALIMITLMTFMVYILNKLKIRNKQLVT, encoded by the coding sequence ATGACGCAGACAGATAAAAAGCATAGGATCATCTTTATTGATTTGATGAGAGCATTTGCTGTTCTTCAAATGGTTCAAGGTCACACTGTTGATGCTTTGCTTGCACCAGATTACAGATTACTTGATTATCCGGTTTATGCAGTTTGGAATTTTATGAGAGGGATGACTGCTCCAATCTTTATGTTCACATCAGGCACTGTATTCACTTATTTATTCAGGTTGGTTGATGAGCCTTTTGAAAAAAATCCTCGCGTTAAAAAAGGTCTAAAAAGATTTTTACTTTTAGTTTTTCTGGGATATTTACTTCGTTATCCAACTTACAAAATATTTGATTTCTCCAATGTTACTAGGCAACAGCTGGATATTTTCTTTGCTGTTGATGTCTTACAACTTATAGGTTTTGGACTTTTATTCCTGATGATATCAGCATTTATTTCTGAGAAATTAAAACTCGGAGATACTATTACATTTCTTTTAATCGGACTTGCTTTCATAATTCCATCACCGTTCTTTGCAAAAATTGATTGGCTAAGATATTTTCCTCAGCCGATAGCAAACTATTTTTACGCAGGAAATGGTTCGTTATTCCCTCTGTTTCCCTGGGCTGGCTATGTAATTCTTGGTGGTATATTAGGAAGTTATCTTGCAAGAAATCCATTGGTCTTTAAAACAAATAAATTCAGTATAAGACTCGTTTTAATTGGAATACTTCTAATCCTTATTTCCATTATTTATATGATGTTGAACTTAGGAAAATCAATATCAAATTATTCTGATTCTTATACTTATGACACAATAATTTTCAGAGTTGGATTTGTATTAATTCTTACCGGAATTGTTTCTTACATCTCGCAATCAATTAATTCTATCCCAAGAATAATAATTTTAATCGGAAGAAATACATTGTTAATTTATGTTGTTCATTTAATGATCATTTATGGAAGTGCTTGGAATCCGGGATTATTTAACTTATGGGGAAATTCGCTTGCAGCGACTTACACAATATTTATAGCACTAATAATGATAACTCTGATGACTTTTATGGTTTACATTCTTAACAAATTAAAAATCAGAAATAAGCAACTTGTAACCTGA
- the dnaK gene encoding molecular chaperone DnaK — protein MGKIIGIDLGTTNSCVAVMEGNEPVVIPNSEGGRTTPSVVAFTKTGERLVGMPAKRQAITNPKNTIFSIKRFMGRFYDEVDRERSEVPYEVVRGENNTVRVKIGDRLYSPPEISAMILQKMKKTAEDYLGQEVTEAVITVPAYFNDAQRQATKDAGEIAGLTVRRIINEPTAAALAYGLDKKHKDQIVAVYDLGGGTFDISILQLGEGVFEVKSTNGDTHLGGDDFDQRLIDYLADEFKRMEGIDLRKDPMALQRLKEAAEKAKIELSSSMQTDVNLPFITATQDGPKHLNITLTRSKFEQLIHDLVEKTRIPCEQAMKDAGVTASQIDEVILVGGSTRIPMVQELVKKIFGKEPHKGVNPDEVVAIGAAIQGGVLAGDVKDVLLLDVTPLSLGIETLGGVMTTLIPANTTIPTRKSEIFSTASDNQPSVEIHVLQGERPMAADNRTLGKFHLDGIPPAPRGVPQIEVTFDIDANGILHVSAKDKATGKEQSIRITSSSGLSKEEIEKMKREAQEHAAEDKRKKEAAEVKNTADTLVFQTKKQLEELKDKLTPDMKSRIEAEIKKVEDALSTNNTEQIKSATDSLTKAWNEISQKIYSQAGAQTPHEQAAGQQSGSTQSGDGKDNVQDASYEVVDDDKK, from the coding sequence CGCCAAAAGACAAGCGATAACAAATCCAAAGAATACAATCTTCTCTATTAAAAGATTTATGGGAAGATTTTATGATGAAGTTGACAGAGAAAGAAGTGAAGTTCCTTATGAAGTTGTTCGTGGTGAAAATAATACTGTAAGAGTTAAAATTGGTGACAGATTATACTCTCCGCCGGAAATTTCAGCAATGATTCTTCAAAAGATGAAAAAGACTGCTGAAGATTATCTTGGTCAGGAAGTAACTGAAGCTGTTATAACTGTTCCAGCATATTTTAATGATGCACAAAGACAAGCTACAAAAGATGCCGGAGAAATTGCAGGACTTACAGTAAGAAGAATTATTAACGAACCCACAGCAGCAGCTCTTGCTTATGGTCTTGATAAAAAACATAAAGACCAGATTGTTGCTGTTTATGACCTTGGTGGTGGTACATTTGATATTTCAATTCTTCAGTTAGGTGAAGGTGTTTTTGAAGTTAAATCAACAAATGGAGATACACATCTTGGCGGTGATGATTTTGACCAGAGATTAATTGATTATCTTGCTGATGAATTCAAACGAATGGAAGGAATTGATTTAAGAAAAGACCCAATGGCATTACAGCGTCTTAAAGAAGCTGCAGAAAAAGCAAAGATTGAATTGTCTTCTTCAATGCAGACTGATGTTAATTTACCATTCATTACTGCAACTCAGGATGGCCCTAAACATTTGAATATAACATTAACCCGTTCAAAATTTGAACAGTTAATTCATGATTTGGTTGAGAAAACAAGAATACCTTGTGAACAGGCAATGAAAGATGCTGGCGTAACTGCATCACAGATTGATGAAGTAATATTAGTTGGTGGTTCTACAAGAATTCCGATGGTTCAGGAACTTGTAAAGAAAATTTTTGGCAAAGAGCCACATAAAGGTGTAAATCCTGATGAAGTTGTAGCAATTGGTGCAGCAATACAAGGTGGAGTTCTTGCCGGAGATGTTAAAGATGTATTATTACTTGATGTTACTCCACTTTCACTTGGTATTGAAACTCTTGGTGGTGTAATGACTACTTTGATTCCGGCAAACACTACAATTCCAACAAGAAAGAGTGAAATATTCTCTACTGCATCTGATAATCAGCCATCAGTTGAAATTCATGTTCTGCAGGGTGAAAGACCAATGGCTGCAGATAACAGAACATTAGGTAAGTTTCATCTTGATGGAATTCCACCAGCACCTCGTGGTGTTCCGCAGATTGAAGTTACTTTTGACATTGATGCTAACGGAATTTTACATGTGAGTGCTAAGGATAAAGCTACTGGTAAAGAACAAAGTATAAGAATAACATCTTCAAGCGGTTTAAGTAAAGAAGAAATAGAAAAGATGAAACGGGAAGCTCAGGAACATGCTGCTGAAGATAAAAGAAAGAAAGAAGCTGCTGAAGTTAAGAATACAGCAGATACTTTAGTATTCCAGACCAAAAAACAACTTGAAGAACTGAAGGATAAACTTACTCCGGATATGAAATCAAGAATTGAAGCTGAGATTAAGAAAGTAGAAGATGCTTTGTCAACCAATAATACAGAGCAGATAAAATCTGCAACTGATTCATTAACAAAAGCATGGAATGAAATATCTCAAAAGATTTATTCTCAGGCAGGTGCACAAACCCCGCACGAACAAGCAGCAGGACAACAATCTGGTTCAACTCAATCCGGAGATGGAAAAGATAATGTTCAGGATGCTTCATACGAAGTTGTTGATGACGATAAAAAATAA